A region of the Ornithinimicrobium ciconiae genome:
GTCCGCGGGCGAGCACGAACCGGCGGAAGACCGCGTCGTCGCGAAACAGTCGGACCGACTGGCCGGCCCAACCCTCCGTCTCCTCAGCGGTGGCCGGCTCCAGGTCAGGCTCGCGGATGCCGGCGAACACGATGAGGGCCAGGACCCACAGCCCCGCGGCGACCGCGAGGAAGATGGCGAGCACGATCGGGTTCGAGCTGTCCCCGCCCAGCAGCCGAATGCCGAGACCAAGGGTGACCGCCACCGCACCGGAGAGGACGGTCGACAGGCCGTTGATCTGGCCGCGCTCACCCTTGGGCACGGTACGGCCCAGGACGTCCTTGCCGGCCAACGAGCACAACGCCCGCGACAACGAGAAGAGTGTCAGGGCGAGCAGCACTACGACGCCGGCCGCCACGCCTTCCAGCGCGGCGGCGGCAAACGCCATCGTGCCCGCACCCAGGGCCTGGCCGGCGGCACCGAGCACCCACAGATAGCGCCGGCGGCGGGTGCGCTCCACCCACGGTGCCAGGGCCGCCTGCGGCAGCATCGACCCGGACTCACGGATCGGCACGAGCAGGGCGATCAGGCCGGAGGGCACGCCCAGCGCGGTGAACAGCCACGGCAGCACCGTCTTGGCGTTGACCACCTGGTCACCGGTGGCCTGCAGCGCGTTCGCGACGAGCTGGCGGGTGCCGTTGTAGGCCGTCGCCTGCTGGTCCTCACGTGACTGGTCGTCGCGCTCGGCACGGACCAGTCGTTGATAGACGGCGGTGAGGCTCATCCGCACATCCTGCACCGCGCAGGCTCTCACGGGCACGCTAGCCCTCACTGACCGGTCGGCTGCCTCACAGCCGAGGAGCTCACCCTCCCGGACAACGCAACAGGGATTAGCGCGCCAGGTCACCAGGCCGGAAGTTCACCGGGAAGGGCTGCTCGGTCTCGAACAGGTCGTCCCCGGCCACGATCTGACCCGACTCGTAGGTCCCGTCCACCAGTCGGAACGCCCTGATGGCCGGGTGCAGCGGATCCACGACCCAGTAGTGCTCGACCCCGAACCGTCCCAGCACCTCAGGCTTACGGACGAGGTCGGTGCCGCGGCTCGACGGCGACAGGATCTCCACCGCGAGGACCGGGGCATCCGTCACCTCTGATCCCTCGACCAGAGAACGGGGCACGACCATGAGATCTGGTTGCACGACCGTGCGTTCCCCTGCTCGCAGGTCGAGCGGAGCCGCAAGCACTCGAAGATGCGATGGGACAGCGGATCGCAACACGGCAAAGAGTTCGCCACTCACCACCTGATGGGCCACGCCAGGACTCGGCGACACGATCAGCTCACCCTCGATGAGCTGGACGGTCATGTCGTCCCGCTGCTCCCGATAGGCATAGAGGTCCTCGACCGTGTAGATCCCCACCTCGCTGATGCTCATAGTCTCCATGGTGCCCCTCCCGATTCATGCCGTCCACCGTGACACGGAACGGCACACCGCCTCGGGAGTTGTCCACACGCTCTCCTGGCTGGGCCGGCTCACTCCTCGCGCATCGGCACCCGCACGCCACGCTCGGCGGCGACCTCGTCGGCCCGGTCATAGCCGGCGTCGACGTGGCGGATCACGCCCATGCCGGGGTCGTTGGTCAGCACGCGCTGCAGCTTCTGAGCGGCCAGCTCGGTCCCGTCGGCCAGCGACACCTGACCGGCGTGCATCGAGCGACCGATGCCCACCCCACCACCGTGGTGCAGCGACACCCATGACGCACCTGAAGACGTGTTGATCAGAGCGTTGAGCAACGGCCAGTCGGCGATGGCGTCCGAGCCGTCCGCCATACTCTCCGTCTCGCGGTAAGGACTGGCGACCGACCCCGCGTCGAGGTGGTCGCGACCGATCACGATCGGCGCCTCCACCTCGCCGCGGGCGACCATGTCGTTGAACTTCAGCCCGGCCTTGTCGCGCTCGCCATATCCCAGCCAGCAGATCCGTGCCGGCAGTCCCTCGAAGGCGACCTTCTCGCGGGCGCCGCGCAGCCACTTCTGCAGGTGGTCGTTGTCCGGGAACAGGTCCATCACGGCCTTGTCCGTGGCATAGATGTCCTTCTCCTCCCCCGACAGCGCGGCCCAGCGGAACGGGCCCTTGCCCTCACAGAACAACGGACGGATGTATGCCGGGACGAACCCTGGGAAGTCGAAGGCCCGGTCGAAGCCGCCCTTGCGGGCCTCGTCTCGGATGCTGTTGCCGTAGTCGAAGACCTCGGCACCGGCGTCCATAAAGCCGACCATCGCCTCGACGTGCTTGGCCATCGAGGCCTGCGCACGGTCGGTGAACTCCTCAGGCTTCTTCTCGGCATACTCGGCCCAGTCCTCGAGTCCGACGCCCTCGGGCAGGTAGGACAGCGGGTCGTGCGCCGAGGTCTGGTCGGTCACGATGTCGATCGCGACGCCGCGGCGCAGCAGCTCGGGGAAGACCTCGGCCGCGTTGCCGACGACACCGATCGAGACCGCCTCGCGAGCTTGCTTCGCTGCTAGAGCCCGCTCGACACCGGCGTCCAGGGAGTCGGCGACCTCGTCGAGGTAGTGGCTCTTGACCCGTCGGCGCAGCCGCGCCTCGTCGACGTCCACGATGAGGCAGACGCCACCGTTGAGGGTGACGGCCAGCGGCTGCGCCCCGCCCATGCCGCCGCACCCGCCGGTCAGGGTCAGCGTGCCGGCCAGGGTGTCGTTGAACTTCTTGGCCGCGATCGCCGCGAAGGTCTCATAGGTCCCCTGCAGGATCCCCTGCGTGCCGATGTAGATCCAGGAGCCGGCGGTCATCTGGCCATACATGGTCAGCCCGAGGTGTTCGAGGCGCCGGAACTCCGGCCAGTTCGCCCAGTCCGGCACCAGGTTGGAGTTGGCGATCAGCACCCGCGGGGCCCACTCGTGGGTCTGGAAGACCCCGACGGGCCGACCGGACTGGACCAGCATGGTCTCGTCCTCGCGCAGCGTGGTCAGCGTGCGGACCATCGCGTCGAAGCTCTTCCAGTCACGCGCGGCGCGGCCGGTGCCGCCATAGACGACCAGGTCGTCGGGGCGCTCGGCGACCTCGGGGTCGAGGTTGTTCATCAGCATCCGCAGGGGGGCCTCGGTGGCCCAGCTGCGGGCGGTCAGGGTGGTGCCGCGTGCTGCGCGGACAGGTCGGGCGCCTTCCATGATGCTCTCCTGTGAGTATGTCGTCGGGCGGGTTGTCGGGATCGGTCCGGTGGTGCTGATCGGGTGTGCGAGACCGCTGCAAAAAATGCGGGTGCGGCGTGCAAAACCTCTCTCAAAATGCGGGTCGGGCGTGCGAAACCTTTATATTTTTGGTCAGTTCAGAGGGCCGGTGACCGACTCGGCCGCGCGCCGGACGGCGCCGTCAGCGACCAGGTCGACCACGGTCTCGATCTCGGGGGCCAGGAAGCGGTCCGGGCCGGGGCCGGGGACCGGGTCATAGCCGGTGCCCTCGATCCCCTCGTCCTCGCCCGGCACGTGGCCGGTGCGCAGCAGCTGCACGACAGCCGCCGTCGCTGGGGCCGGGGTCAGCGGCGCGCGCAGGTCGAGGGCCCGGGCGGCGGTGAGCACCTCGACGGCGATCACCCGGGTCAGCCCGTCGACGGCCCGGCGCAGCTTTCGGGCACCGGACCAGCCCATCGACACGTGGTCCTCCTGCATGGCCGAGCTGGGGATCGAGTCGACGCTGGCCGGGTTGGCCAGCCGCTTGAGCTCGGAGACGATCGCGGCCTGGGTGTATTGCGCGATCATGTGCCCGGAGTCCACGCCCGGGTCGTCGGCCAGGAACGGGTTAAGCCCGTTGTTGCGGGCCACGTCGAGGAAGCGGTCGGTCCGCCGCTCGGAGATGCTGGCCACGTCGGCGGCGACGATGGCCAGGAAGTCCAGCACGTAGGCGACCGGCGCCCCGTGGAAGTTGCCGTTGGACTCCACCCGCCCGTCCAGGGTCACCACCGGGTTGTCGACGGCCGCCGCGAGCTCGTGGCCGGCGACGGTGGCGCAGTGGGCCATCGTGTCGCGGGCGGCGCCGTGCACCTGGGGGCTGCACCGCAGGGAGTAGGCGTCCTGCACGCGGGTGCAGGCGTCAGGGTCGCGGTGGCTGTCGCGGATCGCGCTGTCCGTCATCATCCTGCGCAGGTTCTCGGCCGACAGGGCCTGCCCAGGGTGGGGACGCAACGCCTGCAGGTCGGCGGCGAAGACGTCATCGGTGCCGAGCTGGCCCTCCACGCTCATCGCGGCCGCGATGTCGGCGGTGGTCAACAGGGTGTCGAGGTCGGCGAGCGCGAGCACGAGCTGACCGAGCATCCCGTCGGTGCCGTTGATCAGCGCCAGCCCCTCCTTCTCGGCGAGCTGGACCGGCTCGATCCAGGCGGCAGCCAGGGTCTCGCCGGCGTCACGCACGTCACCGGCGGAGTCCCGGACCAGCCCCTCCCCCATGACCGCGAGCGCACAGTGCGCCAGCGGCGCCAGGTCACCGGAGCAGCCGAGCGAGCCGAACTCGTGCACGACCGGCGTGATGCCTGCATTGAGCAGCGCGGCATAGGCCTGCGCGGTCTCGACGCGGACACCGGTGCGCCCCGTGGCCAGCGTCGACAGCCGCAGCAGCATCGTGGCGCGGACCACCTCACGCTCGACCTCGGGGCCGGAGCCGGCGGCGTGGCTGCGGACCAGGCTGCGCTGCAGCTGGGCCCGCATCTCGGCGGGGATGTGCTTGGTCGCCAGCGCGCCGAAGCCGGTCGAGATGCCGTAGTGCGGGACCGGGTCCTCGGCCAGTGCCTCGATCACGGCGCGACTGGCGGCGATGCCGTCCACCACCTCCGGCGAGAGCTCCACGCGGGCCCCGTGCCGCGCGACGGCGACGACCTCCTGCGGAGAGAGGGCTCCGGGCTGGATGGTGACGGTCGACGGCGCGTCAGGCGTAGCGATGCGGCTCATGTCTGCCATTCCACCGCTTCGCGTGCCCCGCCGCACCTCGCCACACACCGATGCTGTCCCACTAGTGAGACAGAGACCGACCTCCGTCAGGCTCTCCGACCGCCGGCCGAGCTAGCTGGCGCCGTCTGGCGGTTCCGCACCGCGGAAGACCCACGGGATCACCGCGGCGCAGCCGGCGAAGAGCGCCCCGCTGACCAGGAACGTGATCTCCAGGCTCCACACCGAGGCGATCACCCCACCCAGGAGCGCACCGACGGTGAGCCCGACCATCGCCAGCAGCCGGGCCGAGGCGTTAACCCGCCCGCGCAGGCGGTCCGGCACCAGCCGTTGTCGCAGCGTCGCCACACAGATGCCCCACACGACCGCATGCAGGATGTATGCCGCGAGCAACAGTCCGGCCGACCACGGCGAGGTCGTCAGCCACAGGCCCACCATGGTGGCGCTGCCCAGGAGCAGCGCCCCGAGGATCGTGGGCCCATAGCCCACCCGCTCGCGCACCGGTGCCGCCGTGAACGAGCCCACCAGACCGCCGAGCGCCGACGCCGCCAGGAGCACGCCATACCCCGTGGCGCCCAGCCCCAGGACCTCACGTGCCCACAGCACCAGTACCGAGAACGGCACCATGTAGGCCAGGTTCGCCACCGCGCCCACGGCCGTAAGACCCCCGAGCAGTCGGTGTCGGCGCAACCACCGCGCTCCCTCGACGGCCTCCGCCACGAGCGAACCCTGCTGTCCCGCAGTGGCATCCCCTTCAGCGGGCTCCTCACCGCCCAACCTCACTCCACCCGACCTCGGCAGCGCGAGGAAGAACGCGGCGGCGCCGAGGTGCAGCCCGCCCATCGCATAGACCGGCAGCGCCATCGTGACCGCAAACAGCAGCCCGCCCAGCGGCGGGCCGACGAACTCGTCGGCGATCAGCTGCGCCGCCGAGATCCGTCCGTTGGCACGGTCCAGCTGGGCGTCCGGCACCAGCGATGGCAGGACCGACAGAGCGGCGTTGTCGGCTGCCGACTCGAGAACCCCGAGGGCGACGTAGACGGCATACAGCGCTGTGATCGACTCCACGCCCACCGAGAGCGCCGCAGCGAACCCGACCAGCAGCACGCCGCGCAGCAGGTTGGTGGACCACAGGATCACGCGACGGTCCCACCGGTCCACCAGGACGCCGACCGGCACCACGGTCAGCAGCCGCACGGCCGAGTAGGCCGCCGGCAGCCCCGCCACCAGAAGCGGA
Encoded here:
- a CDS encoding MFS transporter, which codes for MALGRGFARLWAGNALGNLSDGLAFVVIPLLAVALTTDPLLVAGLPAAYSAVRLLTVVPVGVLVDRWDRRVILWSTNLLRGVLLVGFAAALSVGVESITALYAVYVALGVLESAADNAALSVLPSLVPDAQLDRANGRISAAQLIADEFVGPPLGGLLFAVTMALPVYAMGGLHLGAAAFFLALPRSGGVRLGGEEPAEGDATAGQQGSLVAEAVEGARWLRRHRLLGGLTAVGAVANLAYMVPFSVLVLWAREVLGLGATGYGVLLAASALGGLVGSFTAAPVRERVGYGPTILGALLLGSATMVGLWLTTSPWSAGLLLAAYILHAVVWGICVATLRQRLVPDRLRGRVNASARLLAMVGLTVGALLGGVIASVWSLEITFLVSGALFAGCAAVIPWVFRGAEPPDGAS
- the hutU gene encoding urocanate hydratase, whose amino-acid sequence is MEGARPVRAARGTTLTARSWATEAPLRMLMNNLDPEVAERPDDLVVYGGTGRAARDWKSFDAMVRTLTTLREDETMLVQSGRPVGVFQTHEWAPRVLIANSNLVPDWANWPEFRRLEHLGLTMYGQMTAGSWIYIGTQGILQGTYETFAAIAAKKFNDTLAGTLTLTGGCGGMGGAQPLAVTLNGGVCLIVDVDEARLRRRVKSHYLDEVADSLDAGVERALAAKQAREAVSIGVVGNAAEVFPELLRRGVAIDIVTDQTSAHDPLSYLPEGVGLEDWAEYAEKKPEEFTDRAQASMAKHVEAMVGFMDAGAEVFDYGNSIRDEARKGGFDRAFDFPGFVPAYIRPLFCEGKGPFRWAALSGEEKDIYATDKAVMDLFPDNDHLQKWLRGAREKVAFEGLPARICWLGYGERDKAGLKFNDMVARGEVEAPIVIGRDHLDAGSVASPYRETESMADGSDAIADWPLLNALINTSSGASWVSLHHGGGVGIGRSMHAGQVSLADGTELAAQKLQRVLTNDPGMGVIRHVDAGYDRADEVAAERGVRVPMREE
- the hutH gene encoding histidine ammonia-lyase, with the protein product MSRIATPDAPSTVTIQPGALSPQEVVAVARHGARVELSPEVVDGIAASRAVIEALAEDPVPHYGISTGFGALATKHIPAEMRAQLQRSLVRSHAAGSGPEVEREVVRATMLLRLSTLATGRTGVRVETAQAYAALLNAGITPVVHEFGSLGCSGDLAPLAHCALAVMGEGLVRDSAGDVRDAGETLAAAWIEPVQLAEKEGLALINGTDGMLGQLVLALADLDTLLTTADIAAAMSVEGQLGTDDVFAADLQALRPHPGQALSAENLRRMMTDSAIRDSHRDPDACTRVQDAYSLRCSPQVHGAARDTMAHCATVAGHELAAAVDNPVVTLDGRVESNGNFHGAPVAYVLDFLAIVAADVASISERRTDRFLDVARNNGLNPFLADDPGVDSGHMIAQYTQAAIVSELKRLANPASVDSIPSSAMQEDHVSMGWSGARKLRRAVDGLTRVIAVEVLTAARALDLRAPLTPAPATAAVVQLLRTGHVPGEDEGIEGTGYDPVPGPGPDRFLAPEIETVVDLVADGAVRRAAESVTGPLN
- a CDS encoding MFS transporter; protein product: MSLTAVYQRLVRAERDDQSREDQQATAYNGTRQLVANALQATGDQVVNAKTVLPWLFTALGVPSGLIALLVPIRESGSMLPQAALAPWVERTRRRRYLWVLGAAGQALGAGTMAFAAAALEGVAAGVVVLLALTLFSLSRALCSLAGKDVLGRTVPKGERGQINGLSTVLSGAVAVTLGLGIRLLGGDSSNPIVLAIFLAVAAGLWVLALIVFAGIREPDLEPATAEETEGWAGQSVRLFRDDAVFRRFVLARGLLLVSALAPPFVVAIAAQAGGGGLSGLGPFVIAQGLASLIGGRIFGRLADRSSKNLMTWGAAAASALIAAFLLLMLMPAVRDSWWIYPVTYLLLALIHTGVRVARKTYVVDMAEGDQRTEYVAVSNTAMGVMLLVAGAMSGGLALLGEEVALVFLGILGLAGVVVSRTLPDVSKG
- a CDS encoding Uma2 family endonuclease codes for the protein MSISEVGIYTVEDLYAYREQRDDMTVQLIEGELIVSPSPGVAHQVVSGELFAVLRSAVPSHLRVLAAPLDLRAGERTVVQPDLMVVPRSLVEGSEVTDAPVLAVEILSPSSRGTDLVRKPEVLGRFGVEHYWVVDPLHPAIRAFRLVDGTYESGQIVAGDDLFETEQPFPVNFRPGDLAR